In Burkholderia savannae, one genomic interval encodes:
- a CDS encoding replication-associated recombination protein A: MSDLFAVEPRRPLAEALRPKTLADVIGQTHLLGEGKPLRLAFESGKPHSMILWGPPGVGKTTLARLTALAFDCEFIALSAVLGGVKDIREAMEQARDMLNRTGRHTILFVDEIHRFNKAQQDALLPFVESGLVTFIGATTENPSFEVNSALLSRAQVYVLKSLTEDELRQLLKRAQDAALEGLAFDDKAVDTLVGYADGDARRFLNLLEQAQTAATSAGVTTIDAAFVESAMTMNARRFDKGGDNFYDQISALHKSVRGSSPDGALYWFCRMLDGGADPKYLARRIVRMAWEDIGLADPRAMQIANDAAGTYERLGSPEGELALAQAVLYLACAAKSNAGYNAYNEAMAFVRQDKSREVPVHLRNAPTKLMKELGYGHAYRYAHDEPNAYAAGETYLPDGMREPRWYKPVPRGLETKIADKLAWLRELDRDAGKKD, encoded by the coding sequence ATGTCCGACCTGTTTGCAGTCGAACCGCGCCGGCCGCTCGCCGAGGCGCTGCGCCCGAAGACGCTCGCCGACGTGATCGGCCAGACGCATCTTCTCGGCGAAGGCAAGCCGCTCAGGCTCGCGTTCGAATCGGGCAAGCCGCATTCGATGATTCTCTGGGGGCCGCCCGGCGTCGGCAAGACGACGCTCGCGCGCCTGACCGCGCTCGCGTTCGACTGCGAGTTCATCGCGCTGTCCGCCGTGCTGGGCGGCGTGAAGGACATTCGCGAGGCGATGGAGCAGGCGCGCGACATGCTGAACCGCACCGGCCGCCACACGATCCTGTTCGTCGACGAGATCCACCGCTTCAACAAGGCGCAGCAGGACGCGCTGCTGCCGTTCGTCGAATCGGGGCTCGTCACGTTCATCGGCGCGACCACCGAGAATCCGAGCTTCGAGGTGAACTCGGCGCTCTTGTCGCGCGCGCAGGTGTACGTGCTGAAGTCGCTGACGGAAGACGAACTGCGCCAGTTGCTCAAGCGCGCGCAGGACGCGGCGCTCGAAGGGCTCGCGTTCGACGACAAGGCGGTCGACACGCTGGTCGGCTACGCGGACGGCGACGCACGGCGCTTCCTGAACCTGCTCGAGCAGGCGCAGACGGCGGCAACGTCCGCGGGCGTGACGACGATCGACGCGGCGTTCGTCGAGAGCGCGATGACGATGAATGCGCGCCGCTTCGACAAGGGCGGCGACAACTTTTACGATCAGATCTCCGCGCTGCACAAGTCGGTGCGCGGCTCGAGCCCGGACGGCGCGCTGTACTGGTTCTGCCGGATGCTCGACGGCGGCGCCGATCCGAAATACCTCGCGCGGCGGATCGTGCGGATGGCGTGGGAGGACATCGGCTTGGCCGATCCGCGCGCGATGCAGATCGCGAACGACGCGGCCGGGACGTACGAGCGGCTCGGCTCGCCGGAAGGCGAGCTCGCGCTCGCGCAAGCCGTGCTCTACCTTGCGTGCGCGGCGAAGAGCAACGCCGGCTACAACGCGTACAACGAGGCGATGGCGTTCGTGCGTCAGGACAAGTCGCGCGAGGTGCCGGTGCATCTGCGCAACGCGCCGACGAAGCTGATGAAGGAGCTCGGCTACGGCCACGCGTACCGCTATGCGCACGACGAGCCGAACGCGTATGCCGCGGGCGAGACTTATTTGCCGGACGGGATGCGCGAGCCGCGCTGGTACAAGCCGGTGCCGCGGGGGCTTGAAACGAAGATCGCGGACAAGCTCGCGTGGCTGCGCGAGCTCGATCGCGACGCCGGCAAGAAGGATTAG
- the serS gene encoding serine--tRNA ligase, with protein MLDIQLLRKDLDGVAKRLADRGYTLDVAAFSALESERRAIQTRTEELQARRNSLSKQIGAMKGRGEDTSAVMAEVGGIGDEMKASAVKLDEIQARVSDLMLQMPNLPHESVPVGRDETENVEVRRWGTPRQFDFDVKDHVDVGAPLGLDFETGAKLSGARFTVLRGPIARLHRALAQFMLDTHTQQHGYSEMYTPYIVNPDVLYGTGQLPKFADDMFRVEKGGAENTVTQYLISTSEISLTNTVRDSIAEASALPIKLTAHSPCFRSEAGSYGRDTRGMIRQHQFDKVEMVQIVAPEASYAALDEMVGHAEAILQKLELPYRVITLCTGDMGFAAAKTFDLEVWLPAQNTYREISSCSNTESFQARRMQARFRNAQGKPELVHTLNGSGLAVGRTLVAVLENYQNADGSVTVPVALRPYMGGVERIDAPSNAA; from the coding sequence ATGCTCGACATCCAGTTGCTGCGCAAAGACCTCGACGGCGTCGCGAAGCGCCTAGCCGATCGCGGCTACACCCTCGACGTCGCCGCGTTCTCCGCGCTCGAATCGGAGCGCCGCGCGATCCAGACCCGCACCGAAGAGCTGCAGGCGCGCCGCAACAGCCTCTCGAAGCAGATCGGCGCGATGAAGGGGCGGGGCGAGGACACGTCGGCGGTGATGGCCGAAGTGGGCGGCATCGGTGACGAGATGAAGGCGTCGGCGGTGAAGCTCGACGAGATTCAGGCCCGCGTGTCCGATCTGATGCTGCAGATGCCGAACCTGCCGCACGAAAGCGTGCCGGTCGGCCGCGACGAAACGGAGAACGTCGAAGTGCGCCGTTGGGGCACGCCGCGCCAGTTCGATTTCGACGTGAAGGACCACGTCGACGTCGGCGCGCCGCTCGGCCTCGATTTCGAAACGGGCGCGAAGCTGTCGGGCGCGCGCTTCACGGTGCTGCGCGGTCCGATCGCACGGCTGCATCGCGCGCTCGCGCAGTTCATGCTCGACACGCACACGCAGCAGCACGGCTACAGCGAAATGTACACGCCGTACATCGTCAATCCCGACGTGCTGTACGGCACGGGCCAGTTGCCGAAGTTCGCCGACGACATGTTCCGCGTCGAGAAGGGCGGCGCGGAGAATACCGTCACGCAATACCTGATCTCGACGTCCGAGATCTCGCTGACGAACACCGTGCGCGATTCGATCGCCGAGGCGTCCGCGCTGCCGATCAAGCTGACCGCGCATTCGCCATGCTTTCGCTCGGAGGCGGGCTCGTACGGCCGCGACACGCGCGGGATGATCCGTCAGCACCAGTTCGACAAGGTCGAGATGGTGCAGATCGTCGCGCCGGAGGCGTCGTACGCGGCGCTCGACGAGATGGTCGGCCATGCGGAGGCGATCCTGCAGAAGCTCGAGCTGCCGTACCGCGTGATCACGCTGTGCACGGGCGACATGGGCTTTGCGGCGGCGAAGACGTTCGACCTCGAAGTGTGGCTGCCGGCGCAGAACACGTATCGCGAGATTTCGAGCTGCTCGAACACCGAATCGTTTCAGGCGCGCCGGATGCAGGCGCGGTTCCGCAACGCGCAGGGCAAGCCGGAACTCGTGCACACGCTGAACGGCTCGGGTCTCGCGGTCGGCCGCACGCTTGTCGCGGTGCTGGAGAATTACCAGAACGCCGACGGCTCGGTGACGGTGCCGGTCGCGTTGCGGCCGTACATGGGCGGCGTCGAGCGGATCGACGCGCCGTCGAACGCGGCCTGA
- a CDS encoding DUF2164 domain-containing protein, with amino-acid sequence MGIELDKDVRDRAIASLQRYFTENMEEPIGNIQAGALLHFFVQEIGPAIYNLAVADAQSSLQARVAELDIDCHHEPFDYWKKQPARKR; translated from the coding sequence ATGGGCATCGAACTGGACAAGGACGTGCGCGACCGCGCGATCGCGTCGCTGCAACGCTATTTCACCGAAAACATGGAGGAGCCGATCGGCAACATCCAGGCCGGCGCGCTGCTGCATTTCTTCGTCCAGGAAATCGGGCCCGCGATCTACAACCTCGCAGTCGCCGACGCGCAATCGAGCCTGCAAGCGCGCGTCGCCGAGCTCGACATCGACTGCCATCACGAGCCGTTCGACTACTGGAAGAAGCAGCCCGCGCGCAAGCGCTGA